The following proteins are encoded in a genomic region of Pyricularia oryzae 70-15 chromosome 6, whole genome shotgun sequence:
- a CDS encoding 3-oxo-5-alpha-steroid 4-dehydrogenase 2, translating to MAIIENWIPPTRENWETLLFVWKFFPILPSVQWLTPWYPMGKTSYPSIFNVPGRLAWFLMEIPGVSILLYNMSTLPAKHGIDDLPWQNKVLAGLFAIHYSYRAVMYPLMAPSMAPMNIVVASSAVFFQVMNGTCLGAWLAAYGPTTQEEWRAQLGAGGTLQFVVGISIFYLGLAANYYHDDELREIRRREERRRERVARDEGVRPETVERHYAIPQAGFFKFVLYPHYFLEWCEWFGYWMACGWSCTPAFLFLFNEFVSMLPRAVNGRKWYEERFGPEKIKGRKAVIPGLL from the exons ATGGCCATTATCGAGAACTGGATCCCACCTACGAGGGAAAATTGGGAGACTCTACTCTTTGTGTGGAAGTTTTTCCCCatt CTCCCATCTGTACAATGGCTGACTCCGTGGTACCCGATGGGTAAAACCTCGTACCCGAGCATCTTTAACGTCCCGGGCCGTCTCGCCTGGTTCCTGATGGAGATCCCGGGGGTCTCGATACTGCTCTACAACATGAGCACGCTGCCGGCCAAGCACGGCATCGACGACCTCCCCTGGCAGAACAAGGTGCTGGCCGGCCTGTTTGCGATCCACTACAGCTACCGCGCCGTCATGTACCCGCTGATGGCGCCCTCCATGGCGCCCATGAACATCGTCgtcgcctcctcggccgtcttCTTCCAGGTCATGAACGGCACGTGCCTGGGGGCCTGGCTGGCAGCCTACGGGCCGACCACGCAGGAGGAGTGGCGCGCCCAGCTGGGCGCCGGCGGCACGCTGCAGTTCGTCGTGGGCATCAGCATCTTCTACCTGGGCCTGGCGGCAAACTACTACCACGACGACGAGCTCCGCGAGATCCGGCGGAGGGAGGAGCGCAGGCGCGAGCGCGTGGCCAGGGACGAGGGCGTGCGGCCCGAGACGGTCGAGCGCCACTACGCCATCCCCCAGGCCGGCTTCTTCAAGTTCGTCCTCTACCCGCACTACTTCCTCGAGTGGTGCGAGTGGTTCGGCTACTGGATGGCCTGCGGGTGGTCCTGCACCCCGGCCTTTTTGTTCCTGTTCAACGAGTTCGTCTCCATGCTCCCCAGGGCCGTCAACGGTCGCAAGTGGTACGAGGAGAGGTTCGGGCCCGAGAAGATCAAGGGCCGCAAGGCTGTCATCCCGGGACTGCTGTGA
- a CDS encoding aquaporin, which yields MAGPQPFMRFGPTSNASHYGPDSQAPRINWKDLSREERTEVLRLPWTQWMNSNVKNHFVAMLGELIGTTMFLFFAFAGVEVANIGLPSSAPFNLAKQLYISLSFGFSLMVNVWIFFRISGAQFNPAVTLALWMTGAVDAVRGVCLVISQLCGGMLASVIVRFLFPQRFSVRTSLSQNTSLVQGVFIEALLTSELVFTILMLAKEKHKATYMAPVGIGLALWIDHMVGVPFTGAGINPARSFGPCVVTATFEPEHWIYWVGPGIGALIAVAFYKLIKVLEYESLQNTS from the exons ATGGCAGGACCTCAGCCTTTCATGCGATTCGGCCCGACGTCCAACGCCAGCCACTACGGCCCCGACAGTCAGGCTCCCAGGATCAACTGGAAAGATTTGAGCCGCGAGGAGCGCACCGAGGTCCTGCGGCTGCCATGGACGCAGTGGATGAACAGCAACGTCAAGAATCACTTTGTCGCGATGCTCGGAGAGCTGATCGGAACAACCATGTTCCTCTTCTTCGCATTTGCGGGCGTCGAGGTTGCTAACATTGGCCTGCCGTCATCAGCCCCCTTCAACTTGGCCAAGCAGCTGTACATTTCGCTAAGCTTTGGCTTCTCGCTCATGGTCAACGTGTGGATCTTCTTTCGCATCAGTGGCGCCCAGTTCAACCCGGCCGTTACCCTGGCACTCTGGATGACTGGTGCGGTCGATGCGGTCCGAGGTGTCTGCCTGGTTATTTCACAGCTCTGCGGTGGTATGCTTGCTAGCGTTATCGTGAGGTTCCTCTTTCCGCAAAGGTTCAGCGTACGGACTAGCCTCTCGCAGAACACATCTCTTGTTCAGGGGGTCTTTATCGAGGCCTTGCTCACGTCGGAGCTCGTCTTCACCATCCTGATGCTGGCCAAGGAGAAGCACAAGGCCACATACATGGCGCCTGTCGGAATTGGTTTGGCTCTCTGGATCGATCACATGGTTGGTGTGCCGTTCACCGGGGCTGGGATTAACCCCGCGCGCAGCTTCGGACCCTGTGTCGTTACCGCGACTTTTGAGCCCGAACATTGGATATACT GGGTTGGACCGGGCATTGGAGCCCTGATCGCCGTGGCTTTCTACAAGCTGATCAAGGTTTTGGAGTACGAG AGCCTGCAAAATACGTCATGA
- a CDS encoding GTP-binding protein rho4: MASQYQYRNSQYNSNQVSNEKYEPSMQRRSTIERREPRGTRSSDGTVSTMMSASTGRESSATAMTEAPAYSKKIVVVGDGGCGKTCLLISYSQGYFPEKYVPTVFENYITYPTHGSSGKTVELALWDTAGQEEYDRLRPLSYPETDLIFVCFAIDCPNSLENVMDKWYPEVLHFCPYTPLILVGLKSDLRFKKTCIDMLKTQGLTPVTTEQGQAVARKMNAQYMECSSKEMRGVDEIFERALDTVIANDRKTLEAQAAASGGGGGSYSSHGGHGIPGVGGMPKKRKTRCNIL, encoded by the exons ATGGCTTCGCAATACCAGTATCGTAACTCCCAGTACAACAGCAACCAGGTCAGCAACGAGAAATACGAGCCGTCGATGCAGCGAAGGTCGACAATTGAGCGACGAGAGCCCCGTGGAACTAGGTCGAGCGATGGTACTGTCAGCACAATGATGAGCGCATCGACTGGAAGGGAATCATCAGCAACCGCAATGACCGAGGCACCGGCCTACTCGAAGAAGATTGTCGTCGTTGGTGATGGCGGCTGCGGCAAGACGTGTCTGCTCATCAGCTACAGCCAAGGCTACTTTCCAGAG AAATACGTGCCGACCGTCTTCGAAAACTACATCACCTATCCCACACACGGCTCCAGCGGTAAGACGGTTGAGCTCGCCCTTTGGGATACCGCCGGGCAGGAGGAATACGACCGTCTACGACCCCTCTCCTACCCCGAAACCGATTTGATCTTTGTTTGCTTTGCCATCGACTGCCCAAACTCTCTCGAGAATGTCATGGACAAG TGGTACCCGGAAGTCCTCCACTTCTGCCCCTACACGCCGCTCATCCTCGTTGGCCTCAAGTCAGACCTCCGCTTCAAGAAGACATGCATCGACATGCTCAAGACACAAGGGTTGACGCCCGTCACCACCGAACAAGGGCAAGCCGTGGCTCGCAAGATGAACGCCCAGTACATGGAGTGCAGCAGCAAGGAGATGCGCGGTGTTGACGAGATCTTCGAGCGCGCCCTCGACACCGTCATTGCAAACGACCGCAAAACTCTCGAGGCTcaggcggcagccagcgGGGGCGGGGGCGGCAGCTACTCAAGCCACGGCGGCCATGGCATCCCAGGCGTTGGGGGCATGCccaagaagaggaagacgaGGTGCAATATCTTGTGA
- a CDS encoding aldehyde dehydrogenase codes for MSLVTELKTPVTGAYQQPTGVFINNEWVEGVDKKTFETINPSTEEVICSVSEATEKDVDIAVKAARKAFEGEWKQTAPGQRSKLLTNLAELVEKNLDLLAAVESLDNGKSLAMAKGDVGAVAGCLRYYGGWADKIEGKTIDIAPDMFHYTRSEPIGVCGQIIPWNFPLLMLAWKLGPALATGNTIVLKTAEQTPLSALVFANLIKEAGFPAGVVNIISGFGKVAGAAISAHMDIDKVAFTGSTVVGRTIMKAAASSNLKKVTLELGGKSPNIIFNDADIEAAVSWVNFGIYYNHGQCCCAGSRIYVQEGVYDKFVAAFKERAEKNKVGDPFKEDTFQGPQVSELQFNRIMEYIKSGKEEGATVETGGERHGDKGYFIQPTIFSNVRPEMKIMKEEIFGPVVAMAKFKTEEEVIALANDTNYGLAAAVHTKDLNTSIRVSNALKAGTVWVNCYNMLHHQLPFGGFKESGIGRELGEAALANYTQNKSVAIRLGGPIF; via the exons ATGTCTCTCGTCACAGAGCTAAAGACTCCGGTCACGGGCGCTTACCAGCAGCCCACCGGTGT TTTCATCAACAACGAGTGGGTGGAGGGCGTCGACAAGAAGACCTTCGAGACTATCAACCCCAGTACCGAGGAGGTTATCTGCTCCGTCAGTGAAGCCACCGAGAAGGATGTTGATATTGCAGTCAAGGCTGCCCGCAAGGCCTTTGAGGGCGAGTGGAAGCAAACTGCTCCTGGACAGCGAAGCAAGCTCTTGACCAACCTCGCCGAACTTGTCGAGAAGAACCTTGACCTGCTTGCCGCCGTTGAGTCTCTCGACAACGGAAAGTCCCTTGCGATGGCCAAGGGTGACGTCGGTGCCGTCGCCGGCTGCCTTAGGTACTACGGTGGTTGGGCCGACAAGATCGAGGGCAAGACCATTGACATTGCCCCGGACATGTTTCACTACACGAGGTCTGAGCCT ATCGGTGTCTGCGGTCAAATTATCCCCTGGAACTTTCCTCTTCTCATGCTGGCATGGAAGCTCGGACCTGCCCTGGCCACGGGTAACACCATCGTCCTGAAGACCGCCGAGCAAACACCCCTCTCAGCCCTTGTCTTCGCCAACCTGATCAAGGAGGCCGGTTTCCCCGCAGGTGTCGTCAACATCATCTCTGGCTTCGGCAAGGTTGCCGGTGCTGCCATCTCCGCACACATGGACATCGACAAGGTTGCTTTCACTGGCTCCACCGTCGTTGGCCGCACCATCATGAAGGCTGCCGCCTCGTCCAACCTCAAGAAGGTCACCCTTGAGCTTGGTGGCAAGTCGCCTAACATTATCTTCAACGACGCCGATATCGAGGCTGCCGTCAGCTGGGTCAACTTTGGCATCTACTACAACCACGGCCAATGCTGCTGCGCTGGTTCCCGTATCTACGTTCAGGAGGGCGTCTACGACAAGTTCGTTGCCGCCTTCAAGGAGCGCGCCGAGAAGAACAAGGTCGGTGACCCATTCAAGGAGGACACTTTCCAGGGTCCTCAGGTCAGCGAGCTCCAGTTCAACCGCATTATGGAGTACATCAAGTCAGGAAAGGAGGAGGGAGCTACCGTCGAGACTGGTGGTGAGAGGCACGGCGACAAGGGCTACTTCATCCAGCCCACGATCTTCTCCAACGTCCGCCCAGAGATGAAGATTATGAAGGAGGAGATCTTTGGCCCCGTCGTCGCCATGGCCAAGTTCAAGACCGAGGAGGAGGTTATCGCTCTTGCCAACGACACCAACTACGGTCTGGCTGCCGCCGTCCACACCAAGGACCTCAACACATCTATCCGTGTCAGCAACGCCCTGAAGGCCGGTACCGTCTGGGTCAACTGCTACAACATGCTCCACCACCAGCTTCCCTTTGGA GGTTTCAAGGAGTCTGGTATCGGACGTGAGCTGGGCGAGGCTGCGCTGGCCAACTACACCCAAAACAAGTCG GTTGCCATTCGTCTTGGCGGACCCATCTTCTAA